The Corallococcus exiguus genome has a window encoding:
- a CDS encoding glycosyltransferase family 4 protein — MRILEVSNFMPPHPGGIEIMVETLFQGLRERGHDVRWISGATPEPPGVSDARVRVAAWNWLERNLHVPMPVWAPSGWRQLDALVREVDVVHAHDCLYLSSAMTAALCRRHRKPLLITQHVGEVPYGGVLDTVQDVAYRTLGRAVLMSATEVVTYSPHVQAYFSRVGLKRSLRLIPLGFSPRFQPLAPEARRRARAAFGLSESAPLVLFAARLVPKKGVSLVAEVQRRLAPEGIRLVVAGDGPLASEIEGLTGTDHLRQVDHARMHELYACADVLLLPSRGEGLPLTLQEGMLTGLPAVVSTDPSFTANVSDAPGVLRVEGADALAAAVRSLLASPPPREQVARWGRERWGLERFITDYEQTLARLAR, encoded by the coding sequence ATGCGCATCCTCGAGGTCTCGAACTTCATGCCGCCCCACCCTGGCGGCATCGAAATCATGGTGGAGACGCTGTTCCAGGGGCTGCGCGAGCGGGGCCACGACGTGCGGTGGATTTCCGGCGCCACGCCCGAGCCGCCCGGGGTCTCCGACGCGCGCGTGCGGGTGGCCGCGTGGAACTGGCTGGAGCGCAACCTCCATGTGCCCATGCCGGTGTGGGCCCCGTCGGGCTGGCGGCAGCTGGACGCGCTCGTGCGCGAGGTGGACGTGGTGCACGCGCACGACTGCCTCTACCTGTCCTCCGCGATGACGGCCGCGCTCTGCCGGCGCCACCGCAAGCCGCTGCTCATCACCCAGCACGTGGGTGAGGTCCCCTACGGAGGGGTGCTGGACACCGTGCAGGACGTGGCCTACCGGACGCTCGGGCGCGCGGTGCTGATGTCCGCCACCGAGGTGGTGACGTACAGCCCCCACGTGCAGGCCTACTTCTCCCGCGTGGGCCTGAAGCGTTCCCTTCGCCTGATTCCCCTGGGGTTCTCGCCGCGCTTCCAGCCGCTCGCCCCGGAAGCACGACGCCGGGCCCGCGCCGCCTTCGGCCTTTCCGAGTCCGCGCCCCTCGTCCTCTTCGCCGCGCGCCTGGTGCCGAAGAAGGGGGTGTCGCTGGTGGCCGAGGTGCAGCGGAGGCTTGCCCCAGAGGGCATCCGGCTGGTGGTGGCCGGAGACGGCCCGCTCGCCTCCGAGATCGAGGGCCTGACGGGGACCGACCACCTGCGCCAGGTGGACCACGCACGCATGCACGAGCTCTACGCGTGCGCGGACGTGCTGCTGCTGCCCTCACGGGGCGAGGGCCTGCCCCTGACGCTCCAGGAGGGCATGCTCACGGGGCTGCCCGCCGTGGTGTCCACGGATCCGTCCTTCACCGCCAACGTCTCGGACGCGCCCGGCGTGCTGCGGGTGGAGGGCGCGGACGCGCTGGCGGCGGCGGTGCGAAGCCTGCTGGCCTCCCCGCCCCCGCGCGAGCAGGTCGCGCGCTGGGGACGCGAGCGGTGGGGCCTGGAGCGCTTCATCACGGACTACGAGCAGACGCTCGCGCGGCTTGCGCGCTGA
- a CDS encoding ArnT family glycosyltransferase — MAPPPGRSPFPPLVLAAVLLLAHAALWLSYFKGFRLDLGSIDLPTPRYLLLAAMMGFLGVPVVVCLALAGGRGLRAEPLQRWRSAWRDYPDRRSLVLLGLMGVLIPLAIQSLLLGHAPLTDDEASYQLAARLLASFRLWVPSPPLKLFFDNGFLVNDGKLYSQYFLGWPFLLAFGMKAGVPWLINPLLAGATTVAVFLVAREWFGSAWARVAGLLCLVSPLVMTGAATMMSHTAVLFALAWLLYCVQRSRAGAGAVASAGVAFFFCLAFWTRPATAVGLGAPLLVWWAMGLWRGERRGVPARVGAFLAVAVPLAALFLAANAAQTGSPWMTGYHAGLFYARANAFRFATFAPDSASGEGFWYFFVDRSPWLAVGRGVVALFRLSVDGFGWPLGLALACLARGPHARWLAASMAGLWVIHIPVADAGIDSFGPVHYSEAMLPLVLLTTDGLRTLWRWAWAQGRPGLVPGTVAGLLLVCAAMYLPPRWTTLALLARDVRAPLEFVEREAPVPSIVFTQHPIAPPCQSAPARHFVFTRPNNGPDLDDPVLWANHLGVERDRELMKRFPGREGYLLVVSRKDCQHRLVPLDQASPDRFPSPVKELPSDFPPPE, encoded by the coding sequence ATGGCTCCTCCCCCTGGCAGGTCCCCCTTCCCCCCGCTCGTGCTGGCCGCCGTGCTGTTGCTGGCCCACGCGGCGCTCTGGCTGTCGTACTTCAAGGGCTTCCGCCTGGACCTGGGGAGCATCGACCTGCCAACGCCCCGGTACCTCCTGCTCGCGGCGATGATGGGCTTTCTCGGCGTCCCCGTGGTGGTGTGCCTGGCGCTCGCGGGAGGCCGGGGCCTCCGGGCGGAGCCCCTTCAGCGCTGGCGCTCCGCGTGGCGCGACTACCCTGACCGCCGGAGCCTCGTGCTGCTGGGGCTGATGGGCGTGCTCATTCCGCTCGCCATCCAGTCGCTGCTCCTGGGGCACGCGCCCCTCACGGACGACGAGGCCTCCTACCAGCTCGCGGCGCGCCTCCTGGCCTCCTTCCGGCTGTGGGTGCCCTCGCCGCCCCTGAAGCTCTTCTTCGACAACGGCTTCCTCGTGAATGACGGGAAGCTGTACAGCCAGTATTTCCTCGGGTGGCCGTTCCTCCTGGCGTTCGGCATGAAGGCGGGCGTGCCCTGGCTCATCAACCCGCTGCTCGCGGGAGCGACGACGGTGGCCGTCTTCCTGGTGGCGCGCGAGTGGTTCGGCTCGGCGTGGGCGCGCGTCGCGGGGCTCTTGTGCCTCGTTTCGCCGCTGGTGATGACGGGCGCGGCCACGATGATGTCGCACACCGCGGTCCTCTTCGCGCTGGCGTGGTTGCTGTACTGCGTGCAGCGCTCTCGCGCGGGTGCCGGCGCGGTAGCGAGCGCGGGCGTGGCGTTCTTCTTCTGCCTGGCGTTCTGGACGCGGCCCGCGACCGCGGTGGGCCTGGGGGCGCCGCTGCTCGTGTGGTGGGCCATGGGGCTGTGGCGGGGCGAGCGCCGAGGGGTGCCCGCGCGGGTGGGCGCCTTCCTGGCGGTGGCGGTGCCGCTCGCGGCGCTGTTCCTCGCGGCCAACGCCGCCCAGACGGGCTCGCCGTGGATGACGGGCTACCACGCGGGCCTGTTCTACGCGCGCGCCAACGCCTTCCGCTTCGCCACGTTCGCCCCCGATTCCGCGAGCGGGGAAGGCTTCTGGTACTTCTTCGTGGACCGCTCCCCGTGGCTCGCGGTGGGCCGCGGCGTGGTGGCGCTCTTCCGGCTGAGCGTGGATGGCTTCGGGTGGCCGCTGGGGCTGGCGCTCGCGTGTCTCGCGCGGGGGCCGCACGCGCGCTGGCTGGCGGCGAGCATGGCAGGGCTCTGGGTGATTCACATTCCCGTGGCGGACGCGGGCATCGACTCGTTCGGGCCGGTGCACTACTCGGAGGCGATGCTGCCGTTGGTGCTGCTGACCACGGACGGACTGCGCACGCTGTGGCGCTGGGCATGGGCGCAGGGGCGGCCGGGGCTGGTGCCGGGCACGGTGGCGGGGCTGCTGCTGGTGTGCGCGGCCATGTACCTGCCCCCGCGGTGGACGACGCTGGCCCTGCTGGCCCGGGACGTGCGCGCGCCGTTGGAGTTCGTGGAGCGCGAGGCGCCGGTGCCGTCCATCGTCTTCACGCAGCACCCCATCGCGCCGCCCTGTCAGTCGGCCCCGGCGCGCCACTTCGTGTTCACGCGGCCCAACAACGGTCCGGACCTGGACGACCCCGTGCTCTGGGCCAACCACCTGGGCGTGGAGCGGGACCGGGAGCTGATGAAGCGCTTCCCGGGGCGCGAGGGCTACCTGCTCGTCGTGTCGCGCAAGGACTGCCAGCACCGGCTCGTCCCGCTCGACCAGGCCTCCCCCGACCGCTTCCCCTCGCCGGTGAAGGAACTGCCCTCGGATTTCCCCCCGCCGGAGTGA
- a CDS encoding glycosyltransferase codes for MSRPSLAMPPRIAVILPCFNEALAIAHTVQAFRQALPTATVYVYDNASTDETARVAREAGAQVRAEPRRGKGNVLRRAFADVDADIYVVADGDGTYDASAAEGMARLLQDECLDMVVGTRVHTENEAYRAGHVAGNWLFNQVVASLFDKGLSDIFSGYRVLSRRFIKSFPCASEGFEIEAEMSIHALQLRMPVREVPTRYAKRMEGSHSKLNTWRDGLRILRHILRLQRLLRPRQFFGTIGAVLVVTALLLSIPVFLQFFETGQVLRFPTAILCTGLVLLGALSGLVGLVLEGVSQLSLETKRLSYLAEPALMALEAEDARESVTTGGTARPVLP; via the coding sequence ATGAGCCGCCCGAGCCTCGCGATGCCGCCCCGCATCGCGGTCATCCTCCCCTGCTTCAACGAGGCGTTGGCCATCGCGCACACGGTGCAGGCCTTCCGCCAGGCACTGCCCACGGCGACGGTCTACGTCTACGACAACGCCTCCACGGACGAGACGGCCCGGGTGGCACGAGAAGCGGGCGCCCAGGTGCGCGCCGAGCCCCGGCGCGGCAAGGGCAACGTCCTGCGGCGGGCCTTCGCGGACGTGGACGCAGACATCTACGTCGTGGCGGACGGTGACGGCACCTACGACGCCAGCGCGGCGGAAGGGATGGCCCGGCTGCTCCAGGACGAGTGCCTGGACATGGTCGTGGGCACGCGGGTGCACACCGAGAACGAGGCCTACCGGGCGGGGCACGTGGCCGGCAACTGGCTCTTCAACCAGGTGGTGGCCAGCCTCTTCGACAAGGGACTGTCGGACATCTTCTCCGGCTACCGGGTGCTGTCGCGGCGCTTCATCAAGTCGTTTCCCTGCGCCTCGGAGGGCTTCGAAATCGAGGCGGAGATGAGCATCCACGCGCTGCAGCTGCGCATGCCCGTGCGTGAGGTGCCCACGCGCTACGCGAAGCGGATGGAGGGCTCGCACAGCAAGCTGAACACCTGGCGCGACGGCCTGCGCATCCTGCGCCACATCCTGCGGCTGCAGCGGCTGCTGCGGCCACGGCAGTTCTTCGGCACCATCGGCGCGGTGCTCGTCGTCACCGCGCTGCTCTTGTCCATTCCCGTCTTCCTCCAGTTCTTCGAGACGGGCCAGGTGCTGCGCTTCCCCACCGCCATCCTGTGCACGGGCCTGGTGCTGCTGGGCGCGCTGTCGGGACTCGTGGGGCTGGTGCTCGAGGGCGTGAGCCAGCTGTCGCTGGAGACCAAGCGGCTGAGCTACCTGGCCGAGCCCGCGCTCATGGCCCTGGAGGCGGAAGACGCCCGGGAGTCCGTCACGACCGGGGGGACGGCTCGTCCAGTTCTTCCGTGA
- a CDS encoding sigma-54-dependent transcriptional regulator, translating to MVDDELSMREYLEILLVREGYAVTSVPSVENARAMLEKDQVDLVISDMKLGSGSGLDVLRTARSRKEPPEVVLITAFGTPSSAVEAMREGAYDYICKPFDNEELRLLVHKALEKRALRQENLTLKSRLLPGLGGLLVGTSPRMRALWQLVEKVAPGRSTVLVTGESGTGKELVARAIHLRGQRAAQPFLPFNCGALNEGVLESELFGHLKGSFTGATHERPGLLVSAAEGTVMLDEVGEMPLATQVKLLRVLQERKVKPVGSAAEIPFQARVIAATNRRLEAEVKAGRFREDLFYRLNVITLELPPLRERPEDIPPLATHFLARLAEELGRPALRFAPETLALMERYAFPGNVRQLQNMVERAATLSDSELLGPGTLPPAVRGESEPLSRPGDSGEPSLGSGFNLERHLDESERRHLLAALKQSQGVKTRAAELLGLSFRSFRYRLAKHGLTEELDEPSPRS from the coding sequence GTGGTGGACGACGAGCTGTCCATGCGCGAGTACCTGGAGATCCTCCTGGTGAGGGAAGGCTACGCCGTGACGAGCGTGCCCTCCGTGGAGAACGCGCGCGCCATGTTGGAGAAGGACCAGGTGGACCTGGTCATCTCCGACATGAAGCTGGGCTCGGGCAGCGGCCTGGACGTGCTGCGTACGGCGCGCTCGCGCAAGGAGCCGCCGGAGGTGGTGCTCATCACCGCCTTCGGCACGCCGTCCTCCGCGGTGGAGGCCATGCGCGAGGGCGCCTACGACTACATCTGCAAGCCCTTCGACAACGAGGAGCTGCGGCTGCTGGTGCACAAGGCGCTGGAGAAGCGCGCGCTGCGCCAGGAGAACCTCACGCTCAAGTCGCGGCTCCTGCCCGGCCTGGGCGGGTTGCTGGTGGGGACGAGCCCCCGCATGCGCGCCCTGTGGCAGCTGGTGGAGAAGGTGGCCCCGGGCCGCAGCACGGTGCTGGTGACGGGGGAGAGCGGCACCGGCAAGGAGCTGGTGGCGCGCGCCATCCACCTGCGCGGCCAGCGCGCCGCCCAGCCCTTCCTCCCCTTCAACTGCGGCGCCCTCAATGAAGGCGTGCTGGAGAGCGAGCTGTTCGGCCACCTGAAGGGGTCCTTCACGGGCGCCACGCATGAGCGGCCGGGCCTGCTGGTGTCCGCGGCCGAGGGCACGGTGATGCTGGACGAGGTGGGCGAGATGCCGCTCGCCACGCAGGTGAAGCTGTTGCGCGTGCTGCAGGAGCGCAAGGTGAAGCCGGTGGGCAGCGCGGCGGAGATTCCCTTCCAGGCGCGCGTCATCGCGGCCACCAACCGCCGGCTGGAGGCGGAGGTGAAGGCGGGCCGCTTCCGCGAGGACCTCTTCTACCGGCTCAACGTCATCACGCTGGAGCTGCCCCCGCTGCGCGAGCGGCCGGAGGACATTCCGCCGCTCGCCACGCACTTCCTGGCGCGGCTGGCGGAGGAGCTGGGCCGGCCGGCCCTGCGCTTCGCGCCGGAGACGCTCGCGTTGATGGAGCGCTATGCGTTCCCGGGCAACGTGCGCCAGCTGCAGAACATGGTGGAGCGCGCGGCCACGCTGTCGGACTCGGAGCTGCTGGGGCCGGGGACGCTGCCGCCCGCGGTGCGCGGTGAGTCGGAGCCCCTGAGCCGCCCGGGCGACAGTGGCGAGCCTTCGCTGGGCTCGGGCTTCAACCTGGAGCGCCACCTGGACGAAAGCGAGCGGCGGCACCTGCTGGCCGCGCTCAAGCAGTCCCAGGGCGTGAAGACGCGCGCCGCGGAGCTGCTGGGCCTGTCCTTCCGCTCCTTCCGCTACCGGTTGGCGAAGCACGGCCTCACGGAAGAACTGGACGAGCCGTCCCCCCGGTCGTGA
- a CDS encoding two-component system sensor histidine kinase NtrB — protein MRGVAPGLRSRLVWLVLFRTVAASLSLVVTVARLATQPAQEPSRADSLSFGVIAAAYVLTVVTGLRLRRGTAGRLDAVVQVVGDVIIATGLVFLSGGAESPLTFLYSLAVIGAAVVLDRRGALWAAVVSSLAFTGLLLVMRLTLPADAPTMAPSRVLFVLGSNVLALGLIAVLSGYLSRQLSATGGALSQSEADLRRLGRLQQLILSSMPSGLVTCDAERRVTFLNTAACGILQVTDSACVGQTLEKLLPGVSVLAPRATRGELRVKTPGGQRVLGLSVSPLEGEAGSLLIVFQDLTELRRMEEDLKRTDRLASLGALSAQLAHEIRNPLAAMRGSAQLLAQDPSGDVVVTKLTGILTREADRLARLVEDFLRFARPPEPQRRPVALDTLLSETVDMLRADPLSREVQLEVRLLDALTVPVDPDQLRQVLLNLVRNGIQAAGPKGTVRVALARADKEAQIRVWDSAGSITEEMMGHLFEPFFTTRNGGTGLGLSTAHSIIHAHGGTIRVTSNPAEGTEFLVGLPL, from the coding sequence ATGCGCGGCGTGGCCCCCGGGCTGCGCTCGCGTCTGGTGTGGCTGGTGTTGTTCCGCACCGTGGCGGCGAGCCTGTCGCTCGTCGTGACGGTGGCCCGGCTGGCGACCCAGCCCGCGCAGGAGCCCAGCCGCGCGGACTCGCTGTCGTTCGGTGTCATCGCGGCGGCCTACGTCCTCACGGTGGTGACGGGCCTGCGCTTGCGCCGGGGCACCGCGGGGCGCCTGGACGCCGTGGTGCAGGTGGTGGGCGACGTCATCATCGCCACCGGCCTGGTGTTCCTGAGCGGCGGCGCGGAATCGCCGCTGACGTTCCTCTACAGCCTGGCCGTCATTGGCGCGGCGGTGGTGTTGGATCGGCGTGGCGCGCTGTGGGCCGCGGTCGTGTCCTCGCTGGCCTTCACCGGGCTGCTGCTGGTCATGCGGCTCACCCTGCCGGCGGACGCCCCGACGATGGCGCCCTCGCGGGTGCTCTTCGTGCTGGGCAGCAACGTGCTGGCGCTGGGCCTCATCGCCGTGCTGTCCGGCTACCTGTCGCGCCAGCTGTCCGCCACGGGCGGTGCGCTGTCCCAGAGCGAGGCGGACCTGCGCCGGCTGGGGCGGCTGCAGCAGCTCATCCTGTCCTCCATGCCGTCGGGGCTCGTCACCTGCGACGCCGAGCGGCGCGTCACCTTCCTCAACACCGCGGCCTGCGGCATCCTCCAGGTCACGGACAGCGCGTGCGTGGGCCAGACGCTGGAGAAGCTCCTGCCGGGCGTGTCCGTGCTGGCGCCGCGCGCCACCCGGGGTGAGCTGCGGGTGAAGACGCCGGGGGGCCAGCGGGTGCTGGGGTTGTCCGTGTCGCCCCTGGAGGGCGAGGCGGGCTCGCTGCTCATCGTCTTCCAGGACCTCACGGAGCTGCGGCGCATGGAGGAGGACCTCAAGCGCACGGACCGGCTGGCCAGCCTGGGTGCGCTGTCCGCGCAGCTGGCGCATGAAATCCGCAACCCGCTGGCCGCCATGCGCGGCTCCGCGCAGCTCCTGGCCCAGGACCCGTCCGGTGACGTGGTGGTGACGAAGCTCACCGGCATCCTCACGCGCGAGGCGGACCGGCTGGCGCGGCTGGTGGAGGACTTCCTGCGCTTCGCGCGCCCACCCGAGCCGCAGCGCCGGCCGGTGGCCCTGGACACGCTGCTGTCGGAGACGGTGGACATGCTCCGCGCGGATCCGCTTTCACGCGAAGTGCAACTGGAGGTGCGCCTGTTGGACGCGCTGACGGTGCCGGTGGATCCGGACCAGCTGCGTCAGGTGCTCCTCAACCTGGTGCGCAATGGCATCCAGGCGGCGGGTCCAAAGGGAACCGTCCGGGTGGCGCTGGCGCGCGCGGACAAGGAAGCGCAGATTCGCGTGTGGGACTCGGCGGGAAGCATCACGGAGGAGATGATGGGGCACCTGTTCGAGCCGTTCTTCACGACCCGCAACGGTGGCACCGGGCTGGGCCTGTCCACCGCGCACTCCATCATCCACGCGCACGGAGGCACCATCCGCGTGACGTCCAATCCCGCTGAAGGCACCGAGTTCCTCGTGGGGCTGCCCCTGTGA
- a CDS encoding type II secretion system F family protein — protein sequence MAAPAVQQKATASKKNSAQFLWEAKTKSGENKKGEMEAPDIEAVNARLKSLGLNPTKVRKKGALDGAISLPGMGGVTGKDILIFTRQFATMIDAGLPLVQCLDILASQMDNPAFKKVVFAIKSKVEQGSTFADALKEHPKIFDELYVQLCAAGEVGGILDTILNRLAAYREKSEKLKAKVKSAMTYPSVVILVAIGVTALLLLKVTPVFEKMFADFNSKLPGPTQVVVDMSKFAQAYFIHTVVGIAAVVFSFTWSYRQPKGRKFWDKVFLKMPLFGDVLRKVAVARFTRTLGTMISSGVPILDALDVTAKTAGNRTVEEAIYYVRGKIAEGKNIAGPLLETKVFPSMVVQMIGVGEATGAMDTMLNKIADFYDDEVDTAVSALTSMIEPLLMVFLGGVVGGFLIAMYLPIFSLAGAIK from the coding sequence ATGGCAGCACCCGCAGTGCAACAGAAGGCGACAGCGTCCAAGAAGAACAGTGCCCAGTTCCTCTGGGAGGCGAAGACCAAGAGCGGGGAGAACAAGAAGGGCGAGATGGAGGCCCCGGACATCGAGGCCGTCAACGCGCGCCTGAAGTCGCTCGGCCTCAACCCCACGAAGGTGCGCAAGAAGGGCGCCCTCGACGGGGCCATCTCCCTGCCCGGCATGGGCGGGGTGACGGGCAAGGACATCCTCATCTTCACCCGTCAGTTCGCGACGATGATCGACGCCGGCCTGCCGCTGGTGCAGTGCTTGGACATCCTCGCCAGCCAGATGGACAACCCCGCCTTCAAGAAGGTGGTGTTCGCCATCAAGAGCAAGGTGGAGCAGGGCAGCACCTTCGCGGACGCGCTGAAGGAGCACCCCAAGATCTTCGACGAGCTCTACGTGCAGCTGTGCGCCGCGGGCGAGGTGGGCGGTATCCTCGACACCATCCTCAACCGGCTCGCCGCCTACCGTGAGAAGAGCGAGAAGCTGAAGGCCAAGGTCAAGAGCGCCATGACCTACCCGTCGGTGGTCATCCTGGTGGCCATCGGCGTGACGGCGCTGCTGCTGCTCAAGGTGACGCCCGTCTTCGAGAAGATGTTCGCGGACTTTAACTCCAAGCTGCCCGGGCCCACCCAGGTGGTCGTGGACATGTCGAAGTTCGCCCAGGCGTACTTCATCCACACCGTGGTCGGCATCGCGGCGGTGGTGTTCTCCTTCACCTGGAGCTACCGCCAGCCCAAGGGCCGCAAGTTCTGGGACAAGGTCTTCCTCAAGATGCCCCTGTTCGGCGACGTGCTCCGCAAGGTGGCCGTGGCGCGCTTCACGCGCACGCTGGGCACGATGATCTCCTCCGGTGTGCCCATCCTGGACGCGCTGGACGTGACGGCGAAGACGGCCGGCAACCGCACGGTGGAAGAGGCCATCTACTACGTGCGCGGGAAGATCGCCGAGGGCAAGAACATCGCGGGCCCGCTCCTGGAGACGAAGGTGTTCCCCTCCATGGTGGTGCAGATGATTGGCGTCGGCGAGGCGACGGGCGCCATGGACACCATGCTCAACAAGATCGCCGACTTCTACGACGACGAGGTGGACACGGCGGTCAGCGCCCTCACCTCGATGATCGAACCGCTCCTCATGGTGTTCCTGGGCGGCGTGGTCGGCGGCTTCCTCATCGCCATGTACCTGCCCATCTTCTCGCTTGCCGGCGCCATCAAGTAG
- a CDS encoding type IV pilus twitching motility protein PilT, which produces MANLHQLLKAMVEKGSSDLHITTGSPPQLRVDGELVPLKTAPLTPVETKQLCYSILTDAQKHKFEEENELDLSFGVKGLSRFRANIFMQRGAVAGAFRTIPFKILTFQELGLPPVVAELVKKPRGLILVTGPTGSGKSTTLASMIDKINTERHEHIMTIEDPIEYLHPHKNCLVNQREVGADTRNFKTALKYILRQDPDIVLVGELRDLETIEAALTIAETGHICYATLHTNSAVQTINRVLDVFPPYQQPQVRAQMSFVLEGVMSQALVSKVGGPGRVLALEVMVPNPAIRNLIREDKVHQIYSSMQVGQAKYGMQTFNQALAALLARRVISQDEAFGRSSDPEELRNILASGGGTGGAQRPAGGAGAR; this is translated from the coding sequence GTGGCCAACCTGCACCAGCTCCTCAAGGCGATGGTCGAGAAGGGCTCTTCCGACCTCCACATCACCACCGGCTCGCCGCCGCAGCTCCGCGTGGACGGTGAGCTCGTCCCGCTCAAGACGGCGCCGCTCACGCCCGTGGAGACCAAGCAGCTCTGCTACTCCATCCTCACGGACGCCCAGAAGCACAAGTTCGAGGAGGAGAACGAACTGGACCTGTCGTTCGGCGTGAAGGGCCTGTCGCGCTTCCGCGCGAACATCTTCATGCAGCGCGGCGCCGTCGCCGGTGCGTTCCGCACGATTCCCTTCAAGATTTTGACGTTCCAGGAGCTGGGCCTGCCGCCGGTGGTGGCGGAGCTGGTGAAGAAGCCGCGCGGCCTCATCCTGGTGACGGGCCCCACGGGCTCCGGCAAGTCCACCACGCTGGCCTCGATGATCGACAAGATCAACACCGAGCGTCATGAGCACATCATGACCATCGAGGACCCCATCGAGTACCTGCACCCGCACAAGAACTGCCTGGTGAACCAGCGCGAGGTCGGTGCGGACACGCGCAACTTCAAGACGGCCCTCAAGTACATCCTCCGCCAGGACCCGGACATCGTGCTGGTCGGTGAGCTCCGAGACCTGGAGACCATCGAGGCGGCGCTCACCATCGCGGAGACGGGCCACATCTGCTACGCGACGCTGCACACCAACAGCGCGGTGCAGACCATCAACCGCGTGCTGGACGTCTTCCCGCCGTACCAGCAGCCCCAGGTGCGCGCCCAGATGTCCTTCGTGCTGGAGGGCGTGATGAGCCAGGCGCTCGTCTCCAAGGTGGGTGGGCCGGGCCGCGTGCTGGCCCTGGAGGTCATGGTGCCCAACCCCGCCATCCGGAACCTCATCCGCGAGGACAAGGTCCACCAGATCTACTCGTCCATGCAGGTGGGCCAGGCGAAGTACGGCATGCAGACGTTCAACCAGGCGCTGGCCGCCCTTCTGGCGCGCCGGGTCATCTCCCAGGACGAGGCCTTCGGCCGTTCTTCCGACCCGGAGGAGCTGCGCAACATCCTCGCCTCGGGTGGTGGAACGGGCGGAGCCCAGCGGCCGGCCGGGGGAGCGGGTGCCCGTTAG